The DNA region CCGGCCAAACGATGCTGATCGACGGCGGGATAACGACGGGGTCGACGAAGGCGACGGTGTAGCGTCACACTCGCGCGGAAAAAACTCACTCAGGCATACTTCACGAGCGTAGTTGTGTAAGAAAGCGGCCGTGGATCCCGAGGGAATCCGCCCACGGTCAGACCAAAGCACATCAGCTTGATGCTGTGATTCGAAGAGAGTTGGGAGACGCGGATGTCTCGCTCCATGTGGCGACCGCGCGCACCCCAGCACGCGACGACCAGCTTTGATTTGTTCGCCGACTTGATTAAGTGCTGATCGTTTCGAGGCCCGAACGGATGTTGGTGCATCCGCATCAAATCCGGCGAGCTCTCCCGCAAAGCAAAGAGATTTAGTACTTGGATAGCTTCACAGGAGTGGCGCCGGGCAAACCCCATGCACTTTCGTATCGTGTGATCATTGACAGTCTCGTTAGCCTTGGAGGGGTTGAGCCCGATGAATGTCATTTGATCGCCGTTACCCCAACGACGCCAAAGACGGTATCGATAGCATCTGTCCTGGCTAATGTCGTCACCACTGTCCGTGGTCGGCGGCTGAATGTGTTTCATCACTACGAAGGTCTAGAAGCAAGTCAGGCCAACTCTTTCTCGACGTCTCCCATCCTTCTCGACCAGCCTACGTCGCCCGCCAATCGTCAAGACTCAGGCCCGAAATCCACTCGAAGTGCCTCGTGTTGCTCGTCGCCAACGTCAATCCGTGCGCCATGGCGGTCGCCGCAATCAGGAGATCGGCGTCGCCACGTGGTCGGCCGGACCGCCGCGCATCTGCCCAAAGCACCGCGGCTCTATGGAAGACCTCGTGACTGACCGGCTTCACGTCGCAGTGGTTCACGAATGTGGCGAAGCGATCAATTTGCCGGCTAGCGTGCTTCTCAAGCAGGCCGCGTTGCACCTCAAACCAAGTAAACGCGGAGATCGTCAGTGCGGCGTGCTGCCCCAGGTAGTCCGCCACGCGGGATCGTACGCGCTGGTCCTTCTGTTTCAAGACCTCAGACAGGGTGTCGGTGTCGAGTAAAGTTGGGGCCATCAGAAACCGGTGTCGACTTCCCGGGAACCGCGATACCGCTCCAGGATCGACCGTTCAATGCCCGCGACCTCTTCGTCCGAGAGGCCATCAAACACGTCGAGCCAATCCGGAAGGTCTGGGTGCGGGTTCTCGTTGCCTCGGGCAGTCGTCGAGGCGCCGTTAAGTTGAGTCGGTTCGGCCTTGAATTCGACGACGCGCATCACGATCTGCTCACCAACAGAGAGCGGCCGCCCAATTGCAGTCTCATAGACCTGAAGCTCAGCGGCTGAGAGATCAACGACATTTCGGGTAATCGGATCCATACGGTGATTCTACGCCCGCCTTCTCGCTCTGGGAACTCAATTCCGACGCCTCACGGCTTCTTCGGCGGCGCGAACCGGATCTTCTCAACCAGCGCGTGCCGCTCGCCGTTTTCGATGTAGCCGCTGACCGCGTCGATGGCGCGGATCACGTACTCGTAGTGCAGGTCGTAGTCGGCGTCGATCTCGACTTCCTGGTCGCTGGCGGTGCCGGGGCCGCCGGCGTCGCCGACCGTCTCGCGGATCTGCTGGTGCACGCTCTGGAACGCGCCGGGGCCGGCGCCGAAGCTGCGTTCGCCCAGCGACACGCTCTTGAGGCTGCCGTCTTCGTTGGCCGTCATGCGGACCTTGAGCGTCGGGGTCTCTTCGGGCATCGCCGAGGTCTGGTTGGCGGCCAGCGGCATGCGGATGTTGAAGTCTCCCTCGGGCAAGATGATCTTGAACGTCATGATGAAGAACACCAGCAGTTGAAACACGATGTCGATCATCGGCGTCATCTGTAGCTCGATCTTCTCTTCGCGATCGGCGTGGCGGATCTTCATTCGCTAGCGGCCTGCGGCCACGGGGCTGGGGGTTGGGGGCTCGTTCGCCGCGGCGAACTGGCCGCCTGCGGCGACCGGGGCTGGGGGACGCGCAAGCGATTGAGTGAGGGTGTTGAGGGGCCAGCTTGCTATCACTTGCGGCGGACCGAGAGGCGCCATTGCGACTCGCTCCGTCACACCCTACTTGTCTTCGTCCGTCTCTGTGTTCTCAGTGTCTCTGTGGTGAACCGTCGTTACGGCCCGCCGAGCGTCGACTCGTCGGTCTGCTGGCCGCGGAGGGCGAAGTTGTCGAACTCGGTGTCTTGGCAGACCTTGATGATCTCTTGCACCTGGCCCGCCTTGGCGAGCTTGTCGGCGCGGATGATGACCGTCACGTCGCTCATCCGCTTGTCTGCGTAGGCGCGGATGATCTGCGCCTCCTTCCGCAGTGCGGTCTCCAGGGCGCTCAAGTCCATGTCGTCGCCGCCGAACAGGATCACGCCGTCTTCCACCATCTGGATGGTGAGCGGCTCTTCGTAGGCGGTGTCTGGCGGCTTGGCGAGCTGGCTTGCCGGGAGGTTGACGCGTTGGTCCTGCTCGACCTCCGAGAAGTTGATCAGCACCATGAAGAACGCGATCAGTTGGAACGTCATGTCGATCATGGGGGTCATATCCCCCTCGGCCATGTCCAGGCTGCTGCGTTTCTTGATTCGCATCGTGGGCGCCTAACGGCTGTCGGAATCTGTAGGGCCCGCCGCGGCGGGCCCCACTGGCTTTCGCTACTGTGGCGCGTCGGCGCCCTTCTTGTTCCCGACCGTCTGGAACCGGCTCATCAGACCTTCGCTGACGATGCCCACCTCCAGCACTAGTCGGGCCACGCGGTTGCGCAGGATGTTGTAGGCGGCGATCGCCGGGATCGCGATCATCAGCCCGACCAGCGTCGTGAACAGCGCGGTCGAGATGCCCGCGGCCAGCTCGCTGGCCTTGGGGGGGGTGGCGGCGTTGGCGATCACCTGGAACGAGGCGATCATGCCCTGGACCGTCCCCAGCAGGCCGATCATTGGGCTGATCGAGCCGATCAGCGCCATGTAGCTGAGCCGGTGCTCGAGCTTCATGTTCTCTTCTTCGCCGACCTCTTGCATGGCCTCGATCGCGTGCGGGTAGTCGCCCCCTTCGGAGATCTGCCCCAGCCCGGCCGAGAGGACCTTGCCGAGGAAGGAGTCGTCCGCGCTGGCGAGCTCGTAGGCCTCGGTGTACTGCTTGGCTTCGAGGTGCTGCTGGAAGCCGTCAATCAAGTCCTGCGGGACGACGTTCGAACGGCTGGCCTGCAATAGGTTCATCACAAACAGGGCCACCAGCGTGAACGACAGCGACAGGAACACCAGGCTGTAGCCGATGCCTAGCGATTGGTACGCCCAGGCGAGGTAGCTGACTTCCGGGGCTGCGGCCGGGGGGCCGGCGGTGGGTGGCGCCGCGGCGGGCGGTGCGGCCTCGGGGGCGGCGTCGTCCCCTTGGGCGGCCGCGTTTGGCGCCAGCGGGCCGGACAACGCCAGTGCGGCCGCGATGATCGCTATGCTCCCAAGCGAAACCATCCGATCGAAAAACGAATACACCTCGATAGGCACGTGAGGCCTCATGCGATTGAACCTTGGGAGATAGGAGGACTGCGACCTCTTAGCTTAATCGCGCTCGGTGCGATCGGAAAGCCGAATGAAGCGAGCTTTGCGAGCCTGTGACACTGCCCAACAGAGGTTGGGCTGAACGGACGGTCTATTTCGCCGCCCAACTTCCGGCGGCTGCTGCCGACGGCTCGCCCGGCTACTTCTTCGCCCAAACCGTGTTGCCGTATTGCTGTTTGAGAGTCTGCCGGGCCTGGCGCGCCTCGTTGGGCTTGCCGACCACCTCCCACAGCGAGCCCAGGTGGTACAGCGCCTCGGCCCGGGCGGGGGCGACGGTCTTGAGCAGCTCCTCGACGTGCAGGAACGCATAAAACGCGTCTTTTTCTTGCCCCGCAGCCAGGTAGGCCGATCCCAGGGCGTTGTACGCCGCCGCCAGCAGCTCCTTCTGATCGGGATCGGCGTCGCGGATGACCTGTTGGATCAGCTTGACGCCCTCCTCTGGCTTGCCGGTGGCCGCCATGCTGACGGCCTTGCCGAGCGTGGCGGCCAGCATCTGCGGCTTGGCGGTCGGGTCGTCTTCGGCGGCGACGGCGAGCGCCGCCTCGAATCGCTCGAGGGCCTCGGCGTGTTTCTCTTGGGCCTGCAGCGCCCGCCCGGCCAGCACGCCGGCCCGCATTTTGTAGGCGGGCCAGGGGGTCCTGGCGAGCTGATCGTAGTAGGCTTCCGCCTTGTCGTACGCGCCGGCCGCCGCGAGCAGGTCCCCCAGCAATTCAGTGCCTTCCAGGTAGTGGTAGCTGTTGCGGTTCTGCGACAGGAATCCCGCCAGCGCTCGCCCCGAGTCCTGCACCGAGCCTTCCCCCAGCAGGGCCAGGCGGGCGGCGCACATCGCCTTGTAGTACTCAACCTCTTGCGAAATCAGCTCGTTCTTGACCGAGGAGACGTCGATCGTTTGCAGCTTCTCGAGCGCTTTGGCGTAGCCGCCGTTTTCCGCGTTGACGCGTGCTTGTGTCAGGGCGGAGGGCTCGTCGCCGAAGACGACCGAGCGGATCTCGTTGACCGGCGCCTGGACGTCGGTCGAGCCGCGACGGACCGTCACCGCCATGGGCGAGGTCTCGGTCACTTCGCCGGCGATCGTGCTGGTGAACGTGCGGACCCGGTCGTTCTGGGCGCTGGCGCCGGTCGCAAACAGCAGCAGCGTGAGGGCGGCAAGGCTTGGGCGAATCAACATGGCGTCTCGGCTGGGAGTCGTGATGTACGGGTTTGGGTTACGAACGCAGCGCCTTCAGGCCGTCGGTCGGTTGGCCCTCTGCTTTCTGGATGGCCTTCATCAACTGGTCGAACTGAGCCTCGGAGGTCTCGCCCCCGAGGTCGGGGTACTGCTGCATCAGCGCGGTGATCGTCCGCTGCGCGCTCTCCAGCAGTTGGGCGCGTCGGGGCTCCGCGGCCTTCTCTGCTTCCAGGTAGCGGCTGCGCGCGATGTTGAGCCACGCCTCGAAGAACGTGTCGCGGAACTTTGGGTTGCTCCGCATGACCCGCCCGGCCACCGAGGCCAGCTTGCTCCAGCCCCACACGGTGTTCTTACCCGTCTCGGGCGCGGGCCGCCCGCCGGAGATGGCGAGCTTGAACATCCCGGCGTCGTCCGCCGTGGCCCATTCCTGGTAGGTGTAGGCGGCCGCCTTCTGCACGTCGAGCATCGCCTCGCGCTCGGCCAGCAGGCCGGCGAACGTCTCGAGGGCCTGCTCGTATTCTCCAAGCTTCCGCTGGCACTGGCCAAACTGCATCCGGGCCGCCAGCACGGACGTGTCGCTGGGGGCGAACGTGGGGTCGGACCCGGCCAGCTCGATCATGCGCGCGAATTGATCGCTCGCCTTCTTGAAGTAGGCCGTCTGCTTCTCGCCCGCCATCCCCTCGGCGAGGTTGTAGTAGGTGACGGCGATCCACTGCTGCTTGGTCCAATCGGCGCCGCCCCCCCGGCTGCTGAGCCGGTCGAGGATGGCGGCGAAGGCAGACGAGACGCGGTCCGCCTCGGCGGACCTGCCCATCTCAGTAAGACGCGCCACCTGCCTCTGAAGCTGCACTCCCAGGCCGAAATAGATAGTCGCGAGCCGCGGCGAGCTGGCCCCAAGGGACTTCTCAAGGCTGCCCATCACCTTGAGCGCCTCGTCGGTCTGCGGAGGTGTGGCCGACACATAGGCCCGCAGCGCCGCCTTGTAGGTCTCGACATCGTAGCCATCGCGGGCCACCGCGGGGTCGCCGCGCCGCACGAGCGTGAGCGGGCCCAGCTTCGGGTCCTGCAGCAGCTTGAGCGCCTCGGCCGCTTGGTCTTCGTCCAGCCGCGCCTGGGCAAGGTACAACGCGGCGGTGGCCGCCGGCTGTGTGGCCCCCCCGCCGCGGGCCGCGGCAAAGCTGGTCTGCAAAGCCTCGATCGCCTCGGCGTGCAGAGCGGCGTCGTCGGGGCTCTTGAGCGATTGCTCCCACAATGCCGCGGCGAGCTTGAGCTCGAACTGCGCCCTTTGGGCCGGCTCAACGCTGTCGATCACCGCGCGGGCCTCGCTGAGGCGGTTCTCGCGGATTGCTAGCGACAGCAGCACCGTGAACGCGGCGTCGGCCGTTGTGGAGCCGGGCCATCGGCGCGTCACAAAGCCGGCCATCTCCGCCAGCGACCGCGACTCGAAGCCCCCCGCGGCGTCCTCGCCCGCTTGCCGGTAGAGCTGCTCAAGCGAAGCCAACGCCACCTTGGCCCCCTTTTCGGCGTTGGGGTCGTCTGGGTATTGCTGGGCGATGTAGCTCCCCAGCACCGCGGCCCGGTAGTATTCTTCGTTCTCGTAGCGCAGGTAGCTGAGCAGGTACCGCGCGTCGTTAATCTGCTTTACGTCGGTCTCGTCGTCCACCAGCAGCAGCGCCGCCGCGAGCTTAGACTCCGCGTTTCGCTCTGCCTCGCGTGCTTGGGCGTTGAGCTGCTCGATCGCTTCTTGGTTGTTGCCGGCGGCCAGCCGCGCCCCCAGCTTTGCCGCGGCGACGGCCGAGAAAGCGTCGCGACCGGCCTGGTACGCCTGGGCGAAGTTCTCCGGCTCCTCGTCGGAATCGCCCAGCTTCGCGGATAGGTCGGCCAGGGCCAGCTTGGCGTCCGTGATAAACTCGTTGCCCCGGCTTGAGGCGTCGCGCAGCAGTCCGCGGGCGCTGAGCCGCAGCTTCTGGGCCTGGCCCGCGTTGCGTTGGGCTTCTGCGAGTTGAAGCTGCGCCATCGCCACCTGGTACTTTAGCGCGAGCGACTCGGGGCGATCGAGCTGCGCGGCCGAGAGCGCGTCGAGGGCCTGCTTGCCGGCCTGGGCGGCGGTGTCGGCCTCGCCCGAGGCCAGGCGGGTTCCCACCAAGTAGGCGTGCGCGAGCGTGACCAAGGGCTGCAGCTCGTCTACTTCCGCCAGCAGCTCTGTCAGGTCGAGGTAAGCGCCCTCGGCCAACTTCGTCTGCTCGGCCAGCTCGTACGCCTGCCCCTCGTACAGGTGAGCGTAGAAGCCCACGGTCCAGCGCGAGTACTTCTCGTACAGGTCCGCCAGCTCATCGGCGGCCTGCTGGCCGAGCTCCTTGCGTTGCTTCGACCCTGCCGGGAACGTACGCGCCTGCTCCAACAGGGCGCGGCCGCGGAGCAGCCGGGCCTGGGCGAGTTGATTGCGCAGGTCGAGCCGACGCTGGGCCTCGGGGCTGTCTGACTTGACCGCCTTGTATTGATCGAGGGCCTTGTCGAATAGCGTCTCGGACTGGTCGAACATCTCGCGTGAGCGGTCGAACTCGGCACGCGCCTGCTTCAACTGAGCGGCTCGCTCGGCGGAAGGGAGCGTTTCGGCCGTCGCGGCGAGCTGGCGGCCAGCGTCCAGCCGGGCCAGCGCGAGCCGGCTGGTGGCCTCGGCCGAGAGCTCGGCGTTGTTGGAGGTCTTGGCGAAGCTCTCCAGGTCTCGGCTCGCCCGCGCAACCGCGGCGTCGCGCGCCGCCCCCGTGAGTTGCTTGCTCGCCTGGTCGAGCAGCGTGAGCGCCCGCTCGTAGGGGACACGGGCGCGGAACGCGTCGGAAGCCAACGGGTCTTGCCCCGCCCGGTCGAGGAACTCGATGGCTTCGTCGTAGTGGCCGTCGCTACGCAGCGACTCGACCATCGCCGCGGAAAGATCGGCGCCTTCGACGGGGAGGCAGGAGACCAGCAGGCCGGAGAGGAAGATCGGCCGGAGCATGCAGTAGCGTCGCGTCATGCGGAGAACGAGCGTGGGCCTGTAGGAAGATTCAACGCGTCGCGGTGCGCCGCGAGTTCATCTTATCCCAGCCGAACCCAGATGGGCTACCGCTCGGCGCAGACGCCCGTAGGCCGCGTCGCTTGCGCAACCGTCAGGCGCCCCCCAGAGCGACGGCCGTCACTGTTCAAGCCGCTTCCAGAGCCGCGTCATGAACCCTTCCGGGACGGGGGCCTCGCGGAGACGACGATCGATCGACGCGTCGGTGGGGGCGTGCGGCCCGCCCAAGCGCGACTGCACGGGACCTCGCTTCCCTTCAACCGGCTCGAGGAATCCGCCCGTGAAGCTGAATAAACCACTGTCGGACGCGCCGAACGAACTGGTCGAATTACTAGACATGCTGTTCACCCAAACCCGATCTGGAACAAGTGCCCCTGCCCAAGCGACGCCCCTGGCAACCGGGGTAGCCGCTACACGCGCGCCATCGGACGGACTCGATCTATCGGAGCCAAAGAGCAGCCGCGCCTCACGCAGAGCCAGCGGCCCTCACGAGGACCCCGCGGCAGCCGATCGCGTTTGGCGGTCCGCAAGCAGCCGCTTGCGGAGTTTCTGGCGGGCCCGGCTAACCCGCGACAGGACGGTGCCCAAGGGCACCCCCAGCAGGTCAGCAGTCTCATGGTG from Pirellulimonas nuda includes:
- a CDS encoding DUF1643 domain-containing protein, producing MKHIQPPTTDSGDDISQDRCYRYRLWRRWGNGDQMTFIGLNPSKANETVNDHTIRKCMGFARRHSCEAIQVLNLFALRESSPDLMRMHQHPFGPRNDQHLIKSANKSKLVVACWGARGRHMERDIRVSQLSSNHSIKLMCFGLTVGGFPRDPRPLSYTTTLVKYA
- a CDS encoding type II toxin-antitoxin system VapC family toxin, whose protein sequence is MAPTLLDTDTLSEVLKQKDQRVRSRVADYLGQHAALTISAFTWFEVQRGLLEKHASRQIDRFATFVNHCDVKPVSHEVFHRAAVLWADARRSGRPRGDADLLIAATAMAHGLTLATSNTRHFEWISGLSLDDWRAT
- a CDS encoding ExbD/TolR family protein, whose amino-acid sequence is MKIRHADREEKIELQMTPMIDIVFQLLVFFIMTFKIILPEGDFNIRMPLAANQTSAMPEETPTLKVRMTANEDGSLKSVSLGERSFGAGPGAFQSVHQQIRETVGDAGGPGTASDQEVEIDADYDLHYEYVIRAIDAVSGYIENGERHALVEKIRFAPPKKP
- a CDS encoding ExbD/TolR family protein, which gives rise to MRIKKRSSLDMAEGDMTPMIDMTFQLIAFFMVLINFSEVEQDQRVNLPASQLAKPPDTAYEEPLTIQMVEDGVILFGGDDMDLSALETALRKEAQIIRAYADKRMSDVTVIIRADKLAKAGQVQEIIKVCQDTEFDNFALRGQQTDESTLGGP
- a CDS encoding MotA/TolQ/ExbB proton channel family protein, translated to MRPHVPIEVYSFFDRMVSLGSIAIIAAALALSGPLAPNAAAQGDDAAPEAAPPAAAPPTAGPPAAAPEVSYLAWAYQSLGIGYSLVFLSLSFTLVALFVMNLLQASRSNVVPQDLIDGFQQHLEAKQYTEAYELASADDSFLGKVLSAGLGQISEGGDYPHAIEAMQEVGEEENMKLEHRLSYMALIGSISPMIGLLGTVQGMIASFQVIANAATPPKASELAAGISTALFTTLVGLMIAIPAIAAYNILRNRVARLVLEVGIVSEGLMSRFQTVGNKKGADAPQ
- a CDS encoding tetratricopeptide repeat protein, encoding MLIRPSLAALTLLLFATGASAQNDRVRTFTSTIAGEVTETSPMAVTVRRGSTDVQAPVNEIRSVVFGDEPSALTQARVNAENGGYAKALEKLQTIDVSSVKNELISQEVEYYKAMCAARLALLGEGSVQDSGRALAGFLSQNRNSYHYLEGTELLGDLLAAAGAYDKAEAYYDQLARTPWPAYKMRAGVLAGRALQAQEKHAEALERFEAALAVAAEDDPTAKPQMLAATLGKAVSMAATGKPEEGVKLIQQVIRDADPDQKELLAAAYNALGSAYLAAGQEKDAFYAFLHVEELLKTVAPARAEALYHLGSLWEVVGKPNEARQARQTLKQQYGNTVWAKK
- a CDS encoding coiled-coil domain-containing protein is translated as MTRRYCMLRPIFLSGLLVSCLPVEGADLSAAMVESLRSDGHYDEAIEFLDRAGQDPLASDAFRARVPYERALTLLDQASKQLTGAARDAAVARASRDLESFAKTSNNAELSAEATSRLALARLDAGRQLAATAETLPSAERAAQLKQARAEFDRSREMFDQSETLFDKALDQYKAVKSDSPEAQRRLDLRNQLAQARLLRGRALLEQARTFPAGSKQRKELGQQAADELADLYEKYSRWTVGFYAHLYEGQAYELAEQTKLAEGAYLDLTELLAEVDELQPLVTLAHAYLVGTRLASGEADTAAQAGKQALDALSAAQLDRPESLALKYQVAMAQLQLAEAQRNAGQAQKLRLSARGLLRDASSRGNEFITDAKLALADLSAKLGDSDEEPENFAQAYQAGRDAFSAVAAAKLGARLAAGNNQEAIEQLNAQAREAERNAESKLAAALLLVDDETDVKQINDARYLLSYLRYENEEYYRAAVLGSYIAQQYPDDPNAEKGAKVALASLEQLYRQAGEDAAGGFESRSLAEMAGFVTRRWPGSTTADAAFTVLLSLAIRENRLSEARAVIDSVEPAQRAQFELKLAAALWEQSLKSPDDAALHAEAIEALQTSFAAARGGGATQPAATAALYLAQARLDEDQAAEALKLLQDPKLGPLTLVRRGDPAVARDGYDVETYKAALRAYVSATPPQTDEALKVMGSLEKSLGASSPRLATIYFGLGVQLQRQVARLTEMGRSAEADRVSSAFAAILDRLSSRGGGADWTKQQWIAVTYYNLAEGMAGEKQTAYFKKASDQFARMIELAGSDPTFAPSDTSVLAARMQFGQCQRKLGEYEQALETFAGLLAEREAMLDVQKAAAYTYQEWATADDAGMFKLAISGGRPAPETGKNTVWGWSKLASVAGRVMRSNPKFRDTFFEAWLNIARSRYLEAEKAAEPRRAQLLESAQRTITALMQQYPDLGGETSEAQFDQLMKAIQKAEGQPTDGLKALRS